AGCAGCAACCTCCGAATGACACAAGGCCAGGGTCCCACCTAGTGGTTTTGAGCTTGCTTTGTTGGCCGTTCGGTATCTGCGAGGGTTGAATAGCGTGGTATAGAACCCAGGGAGGGAGATAGcatctttttctttcgataACATGACGGTTGTCGTTGCTACTAGCAGTTCGAAGAAAATTTTAAAAGTACGATGCAGCATACGTGGGCCAAATGGAAACATGTCATGAAGGCGCTTGCCGACGGGGCGTTGAACTCTATGGACGAAAATGATATTCCTATGGTCGATGATAAGAAGATCGACGATATGTTTGACAGCGAGGTCACACCTACATTAACGGGTTCACCGCCTTCCAAGCTAAAAAAACTGGACTATCGCAAGAAAAGTAGTACTGCCTTGTCCAAGTTTGCAAAGAGGACAGAGTTGAACTTGGTGGCTACGGCTACCACAAGGGATAGTGTGACTACTCTGTCAGGATCAACACCGTCTGCAGCCCACGAGATAAAACTGACAGACGAGGTTACTCAGGACGACGAGCTTCACACGGTCCCCAATACAAGAGATTCACGTGATGGATCCTCATCTGGTGGTGTGCATTCTTCTGTGCCTACTTCTGAGTCAAGTATGGCACCAGTATCGTTTGATAACTACGACGCAGTCATGGAGTGTCAAAGACTCCGAGAAAAAGTAGGCGAACCCTTTTGCAGTGCTGATCAGATATGGGCAGAGAGGAGAGACCTTTGGACCAAGAAAACCATTGCACAGGTGGATGAAAGTAATAGAGAAATGTTTAATAAGATTCCAGAACAGTACTACCATCGAATCTATCAAAAGTTGATTATGGATGATAGACCATTGAAAGATCCCCTCAACCTCGAAGATATCATGAAAGTGATAAACTCGGGCTGGAAAGAGACGAAAACGTGGGATAATGCAGCAAGAGGTAAAGGTTAGCAAGGAGCAGGAACCGCCATTCTATGGTTCATAGTTTCAAGCTCTCCTCTGTGACGGTTGCTAATATTGAAATTATATTCTTTACCATCATCTGATTCTTATAATCCACTCATTTGTAATCTATTAAGCCTGTTACCGGTATGCGGCATTCCCTACATAATATCATAACTCTGAATACCTATGATCGTCATCAGTGATGGCTATATATGTACAGATATTTAAGGAGGCGTAGGGCATCGTTACCCCTCATTTATGGCTGTTTCTTCGTTTCTTTACCACTTTTGATTAACGCCAGTGTCATCTCTATCACTCGCAAATCTCGGTCCACTAATGCGGTTCTATTCTGTATATTTGCATCATGCTCAAGTATGGGACAATGCTTTTCATACAGGTCAAACATTGGATCCACACATTTTGCTTTGAACGAGTGGTCGTGCAATTTTAGCAGTTTTGGCAACTGGACGTTATCTATGTAGTCTCTGTTGGATTCTATTTCTTTCAAGGTTTTAGCTAGCTCAGTATCCTTCTTGGATGTGATGACATGGTTGAGCAACCGTCTCAGTTCGCTGTTGCTGTACTTCATTTTTAGTGCCCGCTTGTCGAACCCTCTTTTGTTCGACACACCGCCACTCGATAACGTGCAGAAGAATTATTTTTCTTATTATATGGTacattttatatataagaTTAGTGAACTAATGGTTAGGAAGTCGAGACAAAGTTGATCACACCCGAACAGTATTTCACAAGCTCGTCTAACTTATCATTATGCTTGTGAGAATTCGCCCATTCTTTTAATGCGGCAGATATACCCACGTTTGAGTTGTTACCGTGAATAACGTCGCCGTGAATCTTGAACAGTAAAGACATAAACGCCTCGTATagttcaaaattttgctTTGTATTTAGGCCCTCTGTTAACGATTCGATAAACCAGACAATCTCAGTGAACGGTTCAAATGCGTTCAAAGACCTTATTTCCAAATCAATAGCATTAACAGGAAGGGCAACCAACTCGGCAAGAAATTCAGTGTAATTCGCCTTTTCGTTACCTTCTCTCAATAGCCTGGTGAATTTAGACTCGAATCCCATGCGTCCACTTGGCTTGAATGCATTTAAACGATCCTCAGCAGACACCTTAGCTGATTCTTTCAATTGTTTTTCCTGAATTTGTTCAGGCGTTTCGTATGCAATTCCCTCCCTTCCAGAGGCATCATCGCCAACACCTGCACCAGCTAACCGTAAGAAAAATGGAGCTTGTTCTggtttttttggtggttCTATAGGTTTAGATCTTTTCTTTATAGTGTTCAAGTTCAGAAGTGTATTGACCTTGTTCCTTGGCCCTAACGAGAGAGTGAGCATATCTTTATCAATTTGATCGACCGACTCATACTCACCCAAGTGTTGTTCCTTCACGGTaacatcttcatcatccaATGCACCAGCCAACATCGAACTATTGCCTGTCGCAGATGCGTTCGGTAATGTCGCCCTAGCAAATTGGTCTTCATCAATATTTCTGATGGGGATAGCTTTGAATTGTGCTCTGTTGGTCCATATACAAACCCCATTCCCGGAAACGTGTGTGGTGGCCAAATAGTCCCCATTGGCGGACATTTTAACATTTGTGGCAACGTTGTCGAGAACCACACCATCAATACAGCCACCCGTAGGCAAGTCCCAGGTTCTCAATGTAGAATCGAGCGACGCTGATACAATCCAGCGACCGTCCTGTGAAAAATCAAATGACGTTATTCTGTTACTGTGCCCCCATAATTGACGGACAATTCTCTGTGTGACAGCGTCAATGACAACAATGGATAAATTATCAAGTGCTACGGCAAACAAATCGGAGGAATTATGATACACCATGGAAGTGATTGGAGCGTCTAGTTGCAACTTACCTAGTAGACTAGATTTGTTGAAGTCGTAAAACCCGACAACACCATCTAGACCACAAGAGACCATCTTACGGTTCATGCCATCCAAAGCAATACCTGTAACAGACCTCTTGTGCAGTTTGTACTGTTTCCTAAGGATACCACTCTGCATGTTGTAAATGACTATACTACCGTTGGAAGAACCAACAAAACCAAAGTTACCACAGTGCGAAAGGGCAACCGACTTAGCAAAGCCGCCATCTATTGTATCAAAAGTCCATCTACCGACTCTCTTGGCTCTCATATCCCAAGTTCTTGCTGACTTCTCACCTTTATGGGCGGTGATCACATTTTCCCAGTCTCCCAGCCTCGAGTTTTCTATGGTCATAGCAATGATTTCAGGGAACTTTCCTTCATTGTGCGACCGCCGAGTCTCCCCCCCATCTTGCTTCTTTTGGAGTCTTTGGGATAATTCGTGGCTTTGAGCGTCCTTTCTTAACGAAAAGCCCCACAAAGATCTATCCCTAGAGGCGGATAAGATAAAATGAGATTCATCATCTGCAAATGCAATACATGAGGGCGGTAGCGAGTGACCACCCCTCCCTCGCAAAAATCTTGGAGGTTGGACAACAACCTCGCCCTCATTTTGCGATAACGATGGATCAAAGACAAACTCCTTCAAGGTGTTGTCAGCACCAGATGTAACCACTATGGGCTGACCATTCAGGAAGGAGGTATGAGTGACACCACCATAAGATTCACTGTGCACGCCTTTCATAACATGGATACGCGTTTTACGATTCAAATCATAGAAAATCAGATCACCAGTCGAGGTACCAACACAGAGATGTGGCGATCCGTCGGTCCTAAAGGAAATAGTGGAAACGGCAGCAGTGGTCAGTTTAAGGGTACGAATAGTTCTACCCTTTCTGACATTGAACATGAGCACCTCACCTGTAGTTGTACCCACCGCCAAGATATCGAGCACTGGTGCACATTCCACGGCAGATATCTGATCTGGGAAGTCTGTGGAGGTATACAACAGTTTGCCGCTACGAATGTTGAAAAGTAAAATATTGTTCTTCGTCACAACaatcaatttgttcaaatacgTCGCCAAATGCTTCAAGGACACTATATCTCCACCTTGTAGTTCCGTGATCTGAAATTTAGTGTAAAATTCCGTTGAAAAGTTGTCCTTCCgcgagttcttcttgtagaCGTAAACAACATTCTCATCAGTTGAGAGGCACATATAATCACCAAAAACACATATGTTCCGTATAGTGGCTGTATTCGATTCCAATTCAATCAAAAACTCTTGAATCCCACGTTTGTAGACACCAACACAGTTACCAAACGCAGCGTACACGTAGTGGAAGTGCGCCGCCAAGGCAGTTATGGAACTGgatgtttcctcttcagatACAAACAGGAGATGCAGATTGTTAGCGTCGTATATCTGGAAACTTTTGCCGACACTGCTGACAATGTAGTAAGTTGATCCCAGCGTACCGACTGCGAAGGGAAGACCATTGCTGACGTTACCAACCACCCGGAACGGAGAGAAGACCTTCGAACCTTGAACCGGTTTCCTCAGGTTCTCTAATTTTCTCCTTTTGCCCAATTCTGTCATCTGGGGTATCGCACTGATTTAGTTTGCTACTCTCGACAGCCCATCAACGGACCACCCACCATTATGGGCAGGTCTCTTCTAAAGCTCATCGGAAGAATTTTTCACTAAAATTTTTAGTTCTTATACACCCAGACACCAGAGAGTTTAGATATACACGTGATAAAGAAGGTCTGATCCCAAGTGGGTTCTTCTGGTCGTTGGTGGTGCGATTGGTAGCGATTGTACAGTAGTGGTATTGATAGTGACGGTGTAGCCACCACTGTGTGCTTCTTTCCTATATTGAAAGATGTTCTATACTTTTCGAattcaagtttttttttgattttatTCAGCGAGCGTCAATCCACTGTTCAGCTGGGGAAGTTAGATTTGATACAGATTTGCCCAAACCACTTAGTTCTGCTATAAACGTTGCCAGATGCTTTTAAACAAACTGACAAGGACTGCTCCGCATTGGACTCAGAAAGACTAACCAATGCAGGTTGTAGGGAGAGCACCGGCGCTAGCAGATAGGAGTAGACGACCGTCTCTTCCATTTCAGTGCGCTACAGGTCCAGCAATGATTCTGCTTTCCAACCCTATGGGGACTATACTATCCTGCTGTCGTTAGTTGTCTGGTTGATAAAGATAAGCTTGCGAGACCCGGAACTCTTCCTCCCCCTAAATCATTGCAAATTCTTGAGGAAATATCTGTTTCTGAGGCCATGATTCTAGTTCAATTACCGTCTACTACACAACAGCATGACCTAGTCATTGGTTCCCCAAGTACCATATCTCTCCTGATACGTCTCTGCCACGGTCGTTCACCTTCAGCCCGCATCCTGCCCTCGGACGGGTACATTACCCGAATACCGCAGTGAGAGTCCTCCGCCTCCCACGTGACTGAAGATGCTATTTCAATATTGGAAAATATACAGTGACGATATTCTAACTGGAAAGTGCCATGGAGGAGCAAACCCAAAGCAATTGGCCAACGGGTGGAGACGGTATAGCTACGAGACAGGCCATGAGTGATAGCGAAAAACCGACTGGGATAGATATTCCTAGGAAAAACACGAACGATTACAATAGCGAGGCGGCTGGAAATGATGGGATCACGCCCTCGTCGATTTCCCCTCTTCTTTTAAGCAAAAATACTAAGAAAGCGATGCAGTCGATTGCCCCAATCCTGGAAGGATTTAATCCGAAAACTTCCAACAGCGAGAACATGTCTCTTAAATTACCTCCTCCCTCACTGCCTAAAAGCGAGGCTTTAAACGAACTCGAATTCGAGGCTGCCATTCAAAGATCTATGAGCATGGGCTCTTCGCCGGAAATACTTACCATGCCCGCTGGGAATACGTCGGATTCTGCAATATTGGATGCAAGTAGTAGTGTGTTATCGTCGGATAACCAACCTATCGCAGATATCTCTTTCCCTCCATCTATCACTACCACAAACAACTCTTCGCTGCTGGGATCTCCTACGGGTTTTACCACACCAACTGCAACTGCATCCTCGGTAGCAACTGTTGGTGCGCCGTCTACGCCAAGTTCCACAGCCTCCTCTAGAA
The genomic region above belongs to Huiozyma naganishii CBS 8797 chromosome 2, complete genome and contains:
- the UTP21 gene encoding rRNA-processing protein UTP21 (similar to Saccharomyces cerevisiae UTP21 (YLR409C); ancestral locus Anc_4.275), producing MTELGKRRKLENLRKPVQGSKVFSPFRVVGNVSNGLPFAVGTLGSTYYIVSSVGKSFQIYDANNLHLLFVSEEETSSSITALAAHFHYVYAAFGNCVGVYKRGIQEFLIELESNTATIRNICVFGDYMCLSTDENVVYVYKKNSRKDNFSTEFYTKFQITELQGGDIVSLKHLATYLNKLIVVTKNNILLFNIRSGKLLYTSTDFPDQISAVECAPVLDILAVGTTTGEVLMFNVRKGRTIRTLKLTTAAVSTISFRTDGSPHLCVGTSTGDLIFYDLNRKTRIHVMKGVHSESYGGVTHTSFLNGQPIVVTSGADNTLKEFVFDPSLSQNEGEVVVQPPRFLRGRGGHSLPPSCIAFADDESHFILSASRDRSLWGFSLRKDAQSHELSQRLQKKQDGGETRRSHNEGKFPEIIAMTIENSRLGDWENVITAHKGEKSARTWDMRAKRVGRWTFDTIDGGFAKSVALSHCGNFGFVGSSNGSIVIYNMQSGILRKQYKLHKRSVTGIALDGMNRKMVSCGLDGVVGFYDFNKSSLLGKLQLDAPITSMVYHNSSDLFAVALDNLSIVVIDAVTQRIVRQLWGHSNRITSFDFSQDGRWIVSASLDSTLRTWDLPTGGCIDGVVLDNVATNVKMSANGDYLATTHVSGNGVCIWTNRAQFKAIPIRNIDEDQFARATLPNASATGNSSMLAGALDDEDVTVKEQHLGEYESVDQIDKDMLTLSLGPRNKVNTLLNLNTIKKRSKPIEPPKKPEQAPFFLRLAGAGVGDDASGREGIAYETPEQIQEKQLKESAKVSAEDRLNAFKPSGRMGFESKFTRLLREGNEKANYTEFLAELVALPVNAIDLEIRSLNAFEPFTEIVWFIESLTEGLNTKQNFELYEAFMSLLFKIHGDVIHGNNSNVGISAALKEWANSHKHNDKLDELVKYCSGVINFVSTS
- the BLS1 gene encoding Bls1p (similar to Saccharomyces cerevisiae YLR408C; ancestral locus Anc_4.273), with amino-acid sequence MKYSNSELRRLLNHVITSKKDTELAKTLKEIESNRDYIDNVQLPKLLKLHDHSFKAKCVDPMFDLYEKHCPILEHDANIQNRTALVDRDLRVIEMTLALIKSGKETKKQP
- the GAG1 gene encoding Gag1p (similar to Saccharomyces cerevisiae YLR407W; ancestral locus Anc_4.272), which gives rise to MVDDKKIDDMFDSEVTPTLTGSPPSKLKKLDYRKKSSTALSKFAKRTELNLVATATTRDSVTTLSGSTPSAAHEIKLTDEVTQDDELHTVPNTRDSRDGSSSGGVHSSVPTSESSMAPVSFDNYDAVMECQRLREKVGEPFCSADQIWAERRDLWTKKTIAQVDESNREMFNKIPEQYYHRIYQKLIMDDRPLKDPLNLEDIMKVINSGWKETKTWDNAARGKG